The following proteins are co-located in the Cloacibacillus sp. genome:
- a CDS encoding FAD-binding oxidoreductase: MSWKKTADAVVVGGGMMGMATAYYLKKLGMKDVVLLEKNTAASGATGRCAAAFRATWGGELNIILGKACIEKYEHLAEELGMDIGLYQNGYLFMAYSDAQLENFKKCIKLQNSLGVPSRMLSHDEAKELCPGLNVEDVKGFYWYKRDGHADPMLTNFAHQEAAKREGVIIEKFTEVTGFKMTSDAVKGVCTNKGNIDTDIVINAAGSWSGKVAAMAGLSIPVHGERHEIFATEPVDFNVCPTFLMSYDPDFYMQQRPHGSIIAGCGPSRYRNEAAPFNDYEMGDSWNFLEYMTGILNHVLPRTKGIRVVRQWSGMYDITPDMQPVIGEADELKGFWMNVSGSRGFMFGPVAGEMVAEQILFGKTELPIEKFHWNRYARGEYLLDTAIA; encoded by the coding sequence ATGAGCTGGAAGAAAACGGCCGATGCCGTAGTGGTGGGCGGCGGCATGATGGGGATGGCTACGGCCTATTACCTTAAAAAGCTGGGCATGAAGGATGTCGTGCTCCTTGAGAAAAACACGGCGGCATCAGGCGCCACAGGACGCTGCGCCGCGGCGTTCAGAGCTACGTGGGGCGGAGAGCTCAACATAATACTGGGCAAGGCCTGCATAGAAAAGTACGAGCATCTTGCAGAAGAGCTCGGAATGGATATCGGACTCTACCAGAACGGCTATCTATTTATGGCCTATTCCGACGCGCAGCTTGAGAACTTCAAAAAATGTATAAAACTTCAGAATTCGCTTGGAGTCCCTTCAAGAATGCTCTCGCACGACGAAGCAAAGGAGCTTTGCCCGGGACTCAACGTAGAAGATGTAAAGGGTTTCTACTGGTATAAGCGCGACGGGCACGCCGACCCCATGCTTACGAATTTTGCGCATCAGGAGGCTGCAAAACGCGAGGGCGTCATCATCGAAAAGTTTACCGAAGTGACGGGCTTTAAGATGACAAGCGACGCGGTAAAGGGCGTCTGCACCAACAAGGGAAACATTGATACCGATATCGTTATCAACGCCGCCGGTTCCTGGTCCGGCAAGGTCGCCGCTATGGCGGGGCTCAGTATCCCCGTACACGGCGAACGCCATGAGATTTTCGCAACGGAGCCGGTTGATTTCAATGTCTGCCCCACATTCCTCATGAGCTACGACCCTGATTTCTACATGCAGCAGCGTCCGCACGGTTCGATAATAGCGGGCTGCGGCCCCAGCCGCTACCGCAATGAAGCGGCGCCGTTCAATGACTACGAGATGGGCGACAGCTGGAATTTCCTTGAATATATGACGGGGATATTGAACCATGTCCTTCCCCGCACAAAGGGCATACGCGTAGTGCGCCAGTGGTCCGGCATGTACGACATAACGCCTGACATGCAGCCCGTAATAGGCGAGGCCGACGAGCTCAAAGGGTTCTGGATGAACGTCTCCGGTTCGCGCGGCTTTATGTTCGGCCCCGTTGCCGGCGAGATGGTGGCGGAGCAGATTCTTTTCGGAAAGACGGAGCTGCCGATAGAAAAGTTCCATTGGAACCGTTATGCGCGCGGCGAATATCTGCTGGATACGGCAATAGCGTAA
- a CDS encoding (2Fe-2S)-binding protein produces the protein MSCCCGHDHSNVDFEKMEEDIVVCRCEEITLKEIREWIPRGYDTFDELKRLLRVGMGPCQGRGCRDIILREISKVTGVPVSEIPSGTIRPPVKPIKSCLTARKGGDFE, from the coding sequence ATGTCTTGCTGCTGTGGTCATGATCACTCAAATGTGGATTTTGAGAAGATGGAAGAGGATATCGTCGTTTGCCGCTGCGAGGAGATAACGCTTAAAGAGATCCGCGAATGGATCCCGCGCGGCTACGATACTTTTGACGAGCTCAAGCGTCTTTTGCGCGTAGGCATGGGGCCATGCCAGGGAAGGGGATGCAGAGACATCATCCTGAGGGAGATATCAAAGGTAACGGGCGTTCCCGTCTCAGAGATACCTTCGGGAACCATCCGCCCTCCTGTGAAACCGATAAAAAGCTGTCTGACTGCGCGTAAAGGAGGAGATTTCGAATGA
- a CDS encoding 4Fe-4S dicluster domain-containing protein: MDKDKLFYSGVLTGECVGAVLPPKELWENKKGGLVIIECPQRIPCNPCATSCPAGAVKPFSDINDNPEIDYTKCTGCGLCVAKCPGLACFVIDLTFAPDKALIKMPHELLPIPEKGAKVSCLDRTGEVVAEGTVENVTEPWKDSTKVLHVSVPKEFVGQVRAVRVVK, from the coding sequence ACGGGAGAGTGTGTTGGCGCAGTCCTTCCTCCAAAGGAGCTGTGGGAAAACAAGAAGGGCGGACTTGTAATTATCGAATGTCCGCAGCGTATCCCCTGCAATCCTTGTGCTACAAGCTGCCCCGCGGGAGCGGTCAAGCCGTTTTCAGACATCAACGACAATCCTGAAATCGACTATACAAAATGCACGGGCTGCGGCCTCTGCGTTGCGAAGTGCCCGGGGCTTGCCTGTTTTGTTATCGATCTTACCTTTGCGCCGGACAAGGCCCTTATAAAGATGCCTCACGAACTGCTTCCGATCCCTGAAAAGGGCGCCAAAGTCTCCTGCCTTGACAGGACTGGCGAGGTGGTAGCTGAGGGTACGGTGGAGAATGTCACCGAACCATGGAAGGATTCTACAAAAGTTTTGCACGTATCTGTGCCGAAGGAATTTGTCGGCCAGGTCCGCGCGGTCAGGGTGGTGAAGTAG